One region of Chanodichthys erythropterus isolate Z2021 chromosome 17, ASM2448905v1, whole genome shotgun sequence genomic DNA includes:
- the arcn1b gene encoding archain 1b: MVLLAAAVCTKAGKAIVSRQFVEMTRTRVEGLLAAFPKLMNTGKQHTFVETDSVRYVYQPLEKLYMVLITTKNSNILEDLETLRLFSRVIPEYCRVLEESEISEHCFDLIFAFDEIVALGYRENVNLAQIRTFTEMDSHEEKVFRAVRETQEREAKAEMKRKAKELQRARQDAERSGKKSPGFGGFGNSGMSSVTSANIIMDTIEPEKPKVSSAPVRPSGSSKALKLGVKGKEVDNFVDKLKSEGENIVTSSAGRKASEASKVLQPPVNIESVHLRVEEKISLTCGRDGGLQNMEVLGMITLKVTDEKNGRISILLNNNDKKGAQLQTHPHVDKKLFNTESLIALKNQDKSFPLNSDLGVLKWRLQCTDESLIPLTINCWPSESGSGCDVNIEYELQDEGLELNDVIITIPVPSGVGSPVVGDLDGQYNHDSRKNILEWSLPVIDEKNKSGSLEFSIDGKPNDFFPINVSFVSKRNFCDIQVAKVTYVEGGSPVKFSSETSFVVDKYEIL, from the exons ATG GTGCTCTTGGCAGCGGCGGTTTGCACTAAGGCAGGAAAAGCCATAGTGTCACGACAGTTCGTAGAGATGACGCGAACCCGCGTCGAGGGCCTTCTGGCTGCCTTTCCCAAACTGATGAATACAGGCAAGCAGCACACTTTTGTGGAAACAGACAGTGTGCGCTATGTTTACCAGCCCCTGGAGAAGCTCTACATGGTTCTGATCACtacaaaaaacagcaacatcctGGAGGACTTGGAGACACTAAGGCTTTTCTCCCGAGTG ATCCCTGAATATTGCAGAGTATTGGAGGAAAGCGAGATCTCGGAGCACTGTTTTGATCTCATATTTGCATTTGATGAGATCGTAGCTCTGGGATACCGGGAGAACGTTAACCTGGCCCAGATTCGCACTTTTACTGAGATGGACTCGCATGAAGAGAAAGTCTTCAGGGCTGTCAGAGAG ACCCAAGAAAGAGAAGCAAAGGCCGAGATGAAACGCAAGGCCAAAGAGCTGCAGCGAGCAAGACAAGATGCTGAACGTTCCGGAAAGAAATCGCCAGGCTTCGGCGGTTTTGGAAATTCAGGAATGAGCAGCGTCACATCAGCCAACATCATCATGGATACAATAGAGCCAGAGAAGCCCAAAGTGTCTTCTGCTCCTGTCAG GCCGAGTGGTTCGAGTAAAGCACTGAAGCTGGGTGTCAAGGGGAAAGAGGTGGATAACTTTGTGGACAAACTAAAATCAGAAGGAGAAAATATTGTCACATCCAGTGCAGGAAGGAAGGCATCAGAGGCATCTAAAGTCCTTCAGCCTCCAGTGAATATAGAGAG TGTACATCTGAGGGTGGAAGAGAAGATCTCTCTGACCTGTGGTCGGGATGGTGGACTGCAGAACATGGAGGTTCTGGGTATGATCACTCTGAAAGTCACAGATGAAAAAAATGGCCGCATTTCTATACTCCTCAACAATAATGACAAGAAAGGAGCCCAGCTACAG actcaccctcatgttgataAAAAGCTTTTCAACACTGAGTCCCTGATTGCTCTGAAAAACCAGGATAAGTCCTTCCCTCTCAACAGTGATTTGGGGGTGCTGAAATGGAGGTTACAGTGCACAGATGAGTCCCTCATTCCTTTAACTA TTAACTGTTGGCCATCAGAAAGTGGAAGTGGCTGTGACGTCAACATTGAGTATGAGCTTCAGGACGAGGGACTCGAACTCAATGATGTTATCATTACTATTCCTGTGCC GTCAGGTGTAGGTTCTCCAGTGGTCGGTGATCTGGATGGGCAGTATAACCATGACAGCAGGAAAAACATCCTGGAATGGTCACTTCCCGTTATCGATGAGAAGAACAAGAGTGGCAGCCTGGAGTTCAGTATAGATGGCAAACCCAACGACTTCTTCCCAATCAACGTTTCTTTTGTCTCCAAGCGTAACTTTTGTGACATTCAG GTGGCCAAGGTGACATACGTAGAAGGAGGCAGTCCAGTCAAATTCTCCTCAGAGACATCATTTGTAGTGGATAAGTATGAGATCCTGTAA
- the cryaba gene encoding crystallin, alpha B, a, with protein sequence MDISIHHPWYRRPWFPGFFPSSHRIYDQYFGEHLPDSDLFSPFYTMFYYRPYLWRFPNWWDSGMSEVRMDRDRFVINLDVKHFSPDELTVKVNDDFIEIHGKHDERQDDHGIVARQFYRKYKIPAGVDPESITSSLSADAVLTICTSRHLLDIPERNISITCGEKPPAQK encoded by the exons ATGGACATTTCTATTCATCATCCCTGGTACCGCCGGCCCTGGTTCCCAGGTTTCTTTCCTTCCTCCCATCGAATTTATGACCAGTATTTTGGAGAGCACCTACCCGACAGCGACCTATTTTCACCTTTCTACACCATGTTTTACTATCGACCCTATTTGTGGCGCTTTCCAAACTGGTGGGACAGTGGCATGTCAGAG GTGAGAATGGACAGAGATCGCTTTGTAATCAACCTGGATGTGAAGCACTTCTCTCCAGACGAACTGACTGTCAAAGTCAATGATGATTTTATTGAGATTCATGGGAAACATGATGAACGGCAG GATGATCAtggaattgtggcaaggcagtTTTACAGGAAGTATAAGATCCCAGCCGGCGTAGATCCAGAATCCATCACCTCCTCTCTGTCCGCTGATGCCGTTCTGACCATCTGCACATCTCGCCACCTGCTGGACATCCCTGAGCGCAACATCTCCATCACCTGTGGAGAGAAGCCACCAGCGCAGAAGTAA